The Gossypium hirsutum isolate 1008001.06 chromosome D06, Gossypium_hirsutum_v2.1, whole genome shotgun sequence genome contains the following window.
ATAGCATTACACATATGAATATGTTTGGCACATTAGATTTTGGAAATAACAaaacttaacttaatgaatttaacagttaCTATTTGGTAAGGattggaattttaaaatttgaaaagtatagagactaaaagtgaccaaattaaagtacaaggactaaatccataacttttgtaaagtacaaggactaatagaAGAATTTAACCTAACTTTTAAGGATTTTTTAacctaattaatattaaatacataTGAGGGTAATTCTGTCAATATCTCTGGGCAGGGCGATTTCACGCTAAACCCAGGCTTGACCCCAACTCGAAACTTGATTTAAAAAACCTTGACCCTATTGGGTTGGGTCAGATCGACTCAAAACCCATTGATTTCAGGTTTTTTTTTGCCATCCCAAGTCTCGATTAGTGGAATTGCAAAGCTTAAGGGAAATGTGTCAGTATAGGGTGTGTAATAATTATGGATCTCACTTGGGTGTATAGGAACTTGAATCACCAACCTAAGGCTTATAAGGGGCTTAACTGCAACCATGGTACCACATTAGTCCCATGTAAGCTCCataattattacatgtcttataCTTACACCTTTCTCTTGAGCTTTACAGGTCCACCAAACGAGGGGCTCTTGGCTCTATGAACCAAGCCCATCAAGTAACTGTTTATGGTACGCTGACTCTCAGTAGAGTATGGGAGACAAAATCCTCATCAGAGGATAGTACATTTGGTTGTTGGGGGATCAATCGATTGCTCAACAGACAAAACTTCGAAGAATTCTCCTACAGGAATCAACCCCACCTTAACTCATAGCCCAATTGGTATCATGGCTGTGCAAGTAAGTGCCTTATAAGCCTCAAGTTGGTTGTTCAAGTCATCCCTTGTGCAGGTGAGCTCTATTATATATATTCCCTATATTGTTACCTCTCTCTTAAGCTTTGTAGGTCCACCGACCAATGCACTCCTGAATCTGTGAACTAGGCCTATCGAGCAACCGTTCATGGCACATACCTTTGATGGGTTGGTATCAATTAGTTTCCCAACGGATGTCACTTCAAAAACTTCTCTTGAAGGAATTGACCCcttgaataatattttaaaaataaaatatatatacccaaaaattaaaatattattattgtataaaaacaACATATTAAACTTAATTCATGAATGTGTGTTTGAAAATCTATGGGGTAATTGGATTTGAGTGTAATTGTCAATGTAATTAGTCCAACTCTCACCCTCCCCTAAGAATTGAATAGTGTAATTAAGGGGCTCCAAGTTAGATTTGTTCATGAGTTGGACTATTCACCCAAACTTGAAGGCCCGTCTGAAATTTGAGAGGGTTTGTGCAAAAAATATTAGGTCTATTTAAAATATGGATTGGGCTCAACCCAACCCGTTATTTAAGTTtgtataatgttatttttatatattatataatttataacatataaaaaccaaatttataGTAATATAGAATACTactataatttaaacataaaaaagtgCTAAGTTAActagatatgaaattttaataaataaaaatatataaaattatcaagtattaaattaaaaaaaatgtaaatatatttttaaaatttgaaaaaataatatgagCGAGCTTAAAATAAGCTTGAGTTAGCAATTTACAAATATGGTCggacttggacaaaattttagatcCATATTTTTGGCAACCATATTGATCACAAGAATATTCGTGTGAATATTCATGTTCCCCATAATAATCATCGTAGCTCCAATTGATTGTCGAAGTTCCATTTGTCGAACTCGACTACTCGTCATAATCATATTGCTCACTTGACCACCTATATCCATTATTATAAATGATTAAGTTAAATTCTCAACAAGGTAAATAAAAGCAAAAACATAAAAAGGAAATACTGAtacaatgaaataaaaacattatCTAATTCACTTGTCTTTCAActaaattgttttttaaaattaacttaacaaCACATTTACACTGTTACAATCCCCAACAATGGTGTCAACAACCTGACCACTGGTGTGCGAACGCTAAAATAAGCAAAATAATAGATATGAAAATAAAGCGAGGTTTTCCTGCAAGTgtacaagtcaaattgtaatatagttttttttacaaCAAAATACGGAAATATTTCGAGGATCATACCGAAGTGATTGTACtatacaacttacataattttgtTTAAACGTCAAAAACtatcaaagacacaaaataaaatgaaaaacatttAAATCAACTCAAAAACACACTTAAactaattaaacacttaaaaacaTAAGTTGACATTAAAATGACTCAATTCCATTTAAAACATGCTAAAATGTGTGTGAAAGAACAACAAATGTGCATATCAAACTACGGTGTATCAATTATATATGAAACTTCATCATTGGATTATCTTTTCCATCCAATCCAACAATATTCTTCTTTCAAAAGTGGGATTTTCTCAACTAGAAAAATGCCATTCAGTAACAAGAAATTCATCCATATACATTCTGTGACaaaaagcatataaatataatgTTCATCGTCACATTATCTTTAATtcttggagtttttttttttacatttgttGGAACATTTATTCTGTGACAAAAAGCATATAAATGTAACGTTCATCGTCACATTATATATTAAATTCttagagtttttttttacatttattggAACATTTGATTGCTCCATATCTTGTTCGAACAAACTTTGGAACCTGCTATTACCTGCCTCTGTTCTATGAGCTGTTTGAATGGGTTATTGGTTAAGGTCGTGCTCCAGTCAAACAGTTGTTTCGGCATCTTTTACAAAACGTGACCATGAGCGACATCAGTCGGTTATTTGGATATGTGaagctttgttttttttttttctatcttaTTGATCGAATGGATGATGGTTGACCATGAGCTAGTATAATCGGATATGGATTGTTGCTCAACCCCCatttattattagttaatttggaGGATTGCTTCAGAAGACTTATCGACTGTTTCAAAGGGCTTATCAAGATATTATTCCTTGCTGATTACTCTTATTTATAGTTGGTAAAGTACCGTGGTGAAGGGCGACTTGCACGCTGGAAGATTGGATCATTCTGTGAGAagcatttgtttatttatttctagCTTTTCTGTAGATCTATTATGTTGAGTTATACTTGTGTTGCATTGAGCTGGTATAATTGTGGATAGGTGATATTGAAAGTGTAATAGTTTGTAATCCGACACTCTATTGGGGCTGCGTAAATTCTGTTTGTTAAGGAGTTTTTTGGGCTCTATCCAGTAGGGTCAGTTGATTagatttatcaaataatattacaCTCTGAGTAAGACTCTGCAGATGTAGGACAGCTGTGTTTGAACTGCGTTAACAGAGTTTGGTTGTTGACATTTCTTTCTCCCTAGTGCCCCTGTTTTCTTTGTATTCATCATTCTTGTTCTATTATACgttttttacttcttttaaaatGGTTGACTATTCCATTCTTGTTTACTCAGTCTTtttcatttggtattagagcttggTTTCATAAAGTGTTTGAAGATGATTTGGTGAAATATTTACAGATATGGAACCAATGAAAGAAGGAAGTTTGATGTCGCGTGCTCCGCTATTGGTAGGTTCATCAAGTTACGCCTACTGGAAAGTCCGTATGAAAACATTTATCATGTCAGTTGATGCTGTTGCTTGGGAGGCTGTTGAAAAAGATTGGACTCAACCAACTATTACTAGCACCGATAGAACTATACAACCAAAAGGAAAGACGCAATATACTATTGAAGAAAGGAGAGTGACATTTGGAAATTTTAAGGCGTTAAATGTTAATTCCAATGGTGTCGATATGGAACAATTCTTTAGAATCAACATGAGGGAAATACTGCCATAAGGAACTCAAAATTATAGATTCTGACCACCaagtttgagaatttgaagatgaatgaGGAAGAAACAATTTCTGAAATCTATGCTTGTATCTGTGATATCTCAAATGAGGCCTTTTGTCTTAGTGAACAATTCTCCGAGGTAAAATTTGTGTGGAAGGTTCTATGGTCGTTGCTAGAATGGTTCGTTGTCAAGGTGACAATGATCGAAGAATCCAAAGACATTTCTATACTCAAGTTGGATATTTAATAATGAGTTCGATATTTTTATAGGGCCAAATTTTAGGAATatgtcattttaaaaaaaaactagggTTTTGGGCTAATTTTTGtgatatttaagaaaatatattgaTTTCAGAGAGAGAAATAAAAAATGTGTCTTGTTGGATGCATTTTCAGTTAAAAGCGCATCTACAAGGTGCACTTTTTGGCtttttttaacacataaatttTTTTGGTTAGATAGTTAAATGTTAGTAGTTTTATAAGTCTTGAGTTTAATTCCTCTTCTATTtatatttgcatttttttatttcatgttgtttcaagctttattattatttttaattaatgttctTAATATATCAGCTCCTTTGATTAGATGGTTAGATAATAGTATTTTCATTATTGAGTCCAAGTTCAATTCCTCTTCTAGttatttcaagctttttttttatatttttaaattttttatatttttaattcatatttttaattaataagtctattatttataaaatta
Protein-coding sequences here:
- the LOC107917430 gene encoding glucan endo-1,3-beta-glucosidase, acidic isoform-like, with amino-acid sequence MGPKVAEFFVSALVLLTPLLSVTDGRDIGVCYGLNGTNLPSPNDVINLYKTCQIDNIRIYEPFPQVLEALRESGISVAIGPRNEDIESLAVSQDAANAWLVKYRGEGRLARWKIGSFYMEPMKEGSLMSRAPLLVGSSSYAYWKVRMKTFIMSVDAVAWEAVEKDWTQPTITSTDRTIQPKGKTQYTIEERRVTFGNFKALNVNSNGVDMEQFFRINMREILP